The window ACATGAACTGAAGTCaatcaaaaaatatattacttttcTGTGGTAAATGCACATAGACTTGTCTCAAGATAGGGAGAATAGCACATACACATTtactatttatttgttttgtcattgtcgcatgaaaaatatgtataaatatgcGATGAAACTGGCAAGTGTGTTGCTTGCATACGACCTCTCGCAATGtgtaatgaaaaataatatcatttgtcgTATCGCACGCATCTAAACTCGTATTTGTGATGCGTGCACATTGTGTATGGATTGAAATCGCATGTACATGACGTGGACCAACAGTATCCAAAAACGATACGAATAACTTCTGATTTAATATGAATCGCCATCCAGGCAACGTCACGAAACAATGGGACGTCAGCTTAACACCGGTCAAAGAATACACGAAATTACACTACGTTCATGTTCATGGCAGTACCATATCACATTTTTGACAAAGCGTACATCAAACAGCGACATCGACCACGTTCCGGTAGACTCGAAGGGAAGATCGATATTTAGTGACGTCATCCCCACGTCACAGGTTCACAAGTGCACCTCATTTATCCCAGACTTTGCAGCAGACCACTGGCTGTCCATAACCGTCTCAATGCCGCTCGATTACGTACTCGTCTTATGCGTTCCCCTGACGGCGCGGCGCATTCAGGAACGTTTGAGATGGGCCCGAATTCACCAACAATGGCGTCTCAGACAATAGAATGAAACGTTATTCACGGATGAATTCAGGTTTTGGGTTCAATTCAGAGTCTGCGCATAACCGGTTCGTAACCACATGCATGCTGCTTTGTTATGCACCGTTAGACCGTGCATTCCTTTACCTTGAACTGCAAGGCATCGCCAAAACTCACCTGGAATGGCGTCTGCTTTATCTGCGATGGTCAGAAGCTCGTTggtcaaattattattatcaaaattaaatGTCATGTTTAGTGAAGAATCCAGGTTTATCTGGACTTCAATGACGGTCGTGTAAGGGTTTGTCGCAGGCTAGATGGACGATATCAAGAGTCTGCTTTGGTACCTAATGATCGATGTCAATAATGGTTTGAGGTGGCATCAGCATGACACACAGGACACATATCCACATGTTTTTCAAGTCTGTACTACAGGGGTGGCACCTAACGCTGCACACCTAAGCATtcgtgttatattttaaagttaaagggacattcctgagtttgctgcattgtaagatgtttccgaaaaattaaatatttctacgattaaacttacatattaaatatattttcgtgtttagaatgtcagtgtatgtatattcaatgtgtttctggtcgtcttaatatttgtaagaaggccaaactggattttgtcttcaaataattacgtacgtacgaaaaaaattatgtatatattaggaaataaaatgaaatttaaccttgtaaCAATATtgcaacgatcagaaacacgtttaatatacagccactaatattttatgcagaaaaaatataaatgatatgtaattacaatcgttaaaaattctctgttagtcaataacattaaaacttgcagcaaactcgggaatgtccctttaaactacttctttaaaaatatttgtttcaccgccacaaTACAATGGATCAATAAACGTGGTACTCCtgaaagggatttttttttttttttttttttttttttttttttagtactcgggcacgggtcgagtctagcaaaaACTCGAGttcgttcacaggactcgagtacccgtacaaggtggaacACAGTGATCAATGTAACACAATAATTTCAGTATTAGATAATTAAAGATATAAGTTACatcataattatatgatcatgcgctATTTTCTCCTTTTAAACTGGCCGTTCATCCGTCACAACACGTATCAACCggtttttaaatgcaatacgatggcatgatttggcatccacgttcagcgctggaattaagatgcataatgctattttaatttattccttAATCTTATTATCTTCTATTGTATGTGTCAGGTACTCTGGTGCGGGTAAAGTTTGACCGTTgtgtactcgagtccaatatgttGGACTCTAGGAGGCCCTACgttttactggcctgcatgacgaCACATCATCTGCGCATCACAGaatacaataaggtatgtatttaAACTTCTATATGTTGATAtacaaggttgatcattacagcgGTGACGGGCACGTGTTGACAGGTGACACACAAACatgttgatcgaggctggcattaattaagtgtgtgtgtttttttatctattactgttatacataattatattcacaattaacatgtattttttaacaactgttttacgaattaaattaatgttttgagtTTGTAtacaaacataccccaacaCTTGTTTTAAGACATAATGTTACGTAATTAACATGTGCAGCGCTTACTAATGTGACATGAATGTACATAAATCACTCGTCACATTCAACCATTTTGCTCATCGTCATGACGCAGGATTTGATCCCGGATGACAATGCCAAAGATCATCGTGCACGTGTTGCCACAGATCATCTACAGAGGCATCAAATCCAGAACTTCCGTTGGCCATCAATGCGCCCTGACCTTTCGCCCATATAATACGTGTGGAATATCCTTGGTAGACGTATTCAGCAACGTCAAAAACACCACCATCAATGCGCCCTGACCTTTCGCCCATATAATACGTGTGGAATATCCTTGGTAAACGTATTCAGCAACGTCAAAAAACCAACATGAACGCTGCAGGAAGAGTGGTATCCCGATCCAGTCAATAGGCCGCATGTGACAAAGGTGTAATGCTTGCAATGAAGCTAGATGAGGTACAGCATAATACTGACAAAGGTTGATTTCCATGTCTCCACGCCTGACAggtattacattatattttatgcacGTGAACCAAAATATGGCAAAAAGGCATGATCCCTACgcatattacattttttaatgttctttGTTTATGGCGATAGTGCCCGAAATATCGCGCCGTCTGCATGTGCAGGTCTATATGTGCGTATTAGTGCGTGACGTTAGTAAACGTGTCATCTCACACATCAGTACTTTTTCTATGGAAGCAAATAAATTAGCTAAAATTTTAAACTGTAAAATAGGATGTAGATCAatatcaggggtgcagaaagtactcgcccacaGGCCAAATGCGAATAAAAAGTCCGACGGACCAGTTAAAAATGCAACTAACAGTGCGACGAAAACGGAACTAAACGAAAATGGAACCAAACTGGACAAATAGGAAACaaaatctatggctatatgacTTATACGGGACCAACAATTAAGAAATGTATGGCTACAATGGCAATACAAGTTGTTAACGATGATGTTTTCAATACATGGACATTTCGTTATaggtgttaaaaaataataaataaataaataatattaaaaaggtACCATTTTGCCAATACACATTTAGGTGTCATTATAGACAAATCGGTtcagttttgattttgattcCGATTTAGCCTCATTTCCCAGAAACAGCCGTTCACATGTTAATAGTTCCTAAAATGTAGTTGTTTACGTTCAAACTATGTTGCCCGTGTTTTTTGCATAGATTATTTTGCGGGGTGCtatttgaattttgtaaatctatacgAAAGAAACGTGTAAAGCTTGGTCTTTACcaggatattttaaaattgatttttgacAATCAAGATTTGGGGTTTGATTTCGTTCGTTTGCCACGCGATATTCTTtttgtcatatatattatatatatatatatatatatatatatatatatatatatgtgtgtgtgtgcgtgcgtgcgtgcgtgtgtgtgtgtgtgtgtttgtgtgttaaaCAATTATATAGTGTCCTATAggctggcggactagtagaacTTTTGGCGGGCTACTCAATTTTAATTGGTTCTGGTCCGGGGGGCTTGTGGAATATTTCCCTTTTCTGCACACAGAATATTgcgttttaaatgaaaaatatgacacccccgaaaaaaaaaatcaacaaagctatatatatatatatatatatatatatatatatatatatatatatataaagaagaaGCAGCAGAAGTAGaaggagaggaggaggaggaggaggagaagaagaataTAAAAAACGGAAAAGACGTTTGTCCCATATTAGCTTGAATGCAGCAAACTGCTGACTGCTAAAgtcattggtaattctgacatattatagtgttagagaggaaaccgctatatgtttccattagtagcaatataCATCTATACTTTAtgtgctccatcccacagacaaaatgacacataccacggcctttaatatgtaaaaatggGAGCATATCCTAGCGTTCGCCTACGCTGCTTGCCTAATGCATTCAGTGTGTGTCTTGATTTGCCACTAGATTACCGCTTACCCCACGCATATCACTTGATGACTGTATACCGCATACCGGCAATGTTCTATCTGTTTTGATGTTTATGCCGGTGACAACACTGTTATTACGTTTAGTAGACCAATGGCTCTTGTATGCACCTTTGCCTTCCCAGGGACGACAAATCCTGAAAACGGACAACCACTGACTCCCCAGAATGTTGGTTCAACCAAGCATACACATTAAACCTGAgcgtaatatataaatttaacacgACAAGTACTGCATTTGCATGGACTGGAATTACTATCAGAACGTATTCAATCTTATCAAGTTAAACATTTGTGGAAACTGCATGCCCttccctgtcaacttcagtctaatagttgccatTTCAAAGATTTCTGCCATGAACTAATCACAGCCAAGGAGCGGACTATTTGCGCGGATATATTTTCGGATTCCAAATGGGAAGATGACTGTGATATGCGACCAATCTGCTTCGTGACTGCCTTCGTGGGTTGGACACGTCATGTCctcatgttttattaatgtattataatgaGCCGCACTGTTAGATTCGTGTCACTTACTCCCACAGTGTTTCATTCATGTTGTGAATAACGTCAGTTGTAATTATGGTACGCAGTATACGCCAGCGGTCCTTATTGCAAATTAAACAACTAATTGCAGGTACAATTACACGGTTTAGCTTTCAAATAAAAACGCAGAATATTTAAAGGATATGGTCAGATTTGTACAGAATTCACAGACGAAACGTGTCCCTGTTAGTCACGcacaatgtttgatttcaagACATCTGTTTTCGCAGTGGCCGTATTACTGTTTTGTGCTTCCCTGTCGTCTGTAACTGgtaagtgttttttttattaatttaatgtcacGGCACCTCTGTACCTTTCATACAAAGTATATTTTTTGTCTAACTAAAGtaacatgtgttttgtttaacaactccattagagcgcattgatttactaatcatcgggtattgggtgtcaaatatttggtaattttgacatatgatcttagagaggaaacccgatatattttcccattactattaaggggtcttttatgtgcaccatcccacaaacaagatagcacataccgccaactttgatatatcatctgtggtgcactggctggaacgagatgggatggcgcatatacaatataccttgctactaatgaaaaacggcagcgggtttccactccaaaactatatgtcaaagttgccaaatgtttgacatccaatatgcAATATATCTGCTCTcttggtgtcgttgaacaatttttttttttctaaattagaTAGCGTAACTGAGcaagttaatttttttgtttcgtttaactagaacacattgctcggctgttggatgtcaaacagttgacaattttgatatatagccttagaagaaacacgctacattatttttatttttattttattatttaattgttttgcattagtagcaaaggatattgtatatgcaccatcccacaaacagggtaccacatatcatggcttttgatataccagtcgtggtgtactgccTGGAAAGTAAAATAACCCAAttggccaccgacggggatcgatcctagatcgaacgcgcatccagcgagcgctttaccattgggttacgcCCCACccttatttattaattatcccATGAATGTTCTTTGTCTGTTAaatttgtgttgttattgttgttcttttcttttaatttttatttatttttactgttgtattattattgtagcCACGCAGCAAGTGAAGGCAAGGGTGAGACAGCTGACATCTATGGCGTGTAACATAGGAGAGCACGGTTAGTATATctcctactactaccactgcatctactactactactactactactactactactactactactattactactactactactactactactaccgctactactactactactactactactactactactactactactactactgctactactactactactgctactgctactgctactactactactactgctactgctactactactactactactgctactactactactactactactactactctctctctctctctctctctctctctctctcttctagtTTTCTTTCTCcctttttctgtttgtttgttttgtttgtttgttttttgttgttgctgtggGGTTGTTTGTGctttctgtgtttgtttgtttgttggtggagtatttagttgttttttttcttttcgttttcgTTGTTGGGATTTTTCTGGAGGAGGGGTATTCTTCTTTTCTATTctccttgtttgtttgtttgttttgggattTATTATGTTTctgtgttggttttgttttgctttgtttttgttagagCTAGGCTAAAGGAATaaaaaatatctataatatattcGCCGACGTAATTGTTGCAACACGTGCACTTGACCCAGCCGggagttatttggtttagtaccaCCTGTAAAATGAATAAAGTGTGGTATTTAAACAGGAAATACCTTTGAAAAAAACAAGTTTCCGTAATCGTTAATTCTTACACTTAACTGCCAGGGACTCGGGGATAAGGAAAAAAAGAGCCGATTGGTTCGGAACTATTTATAATGCAAATACGTTGCAACACGTGGCAAGTTGAAGGCAATTGATAGTCCGTTCTTATGCTGCTCTAATGAGAATAAATCACACCCAGTTTTGTTTACGTAAAGGGCAACGAAGCAATTACAATTTCAAAGCGAGTTAGAATTAAatgcaacatttattaaaatggtaaaaaaaagtgATAGTGGAAAATAGTTATCGTTCTGACCATGCAGcagtagttttaaatataaagttaattcaaataaaaaaaatgtccaaGACTTTGGAAGTTTAATAATTCATTACTTATAGATAAAGAATTTTGTACGGTGGTGAAAGAAACCATATCAAAAATAATAGGcagtatataattatgaaatcTGAGATTCTAGACCAAAAGATGAAATTCAGTTTTCCATAAATAGTCAACTTTTCTTGGAAACGTTATTGATGAAAATAAGAGGCAAAGTTATatcattttcagtttttaaGAAACAAAATCGTGATGAACTGGAAACAAAATTATGTGATGAAATTAAATTATCAGAAGATAACAAGATGATTGATTTAGAACAGATTGAATATAAAACGTTTGAATTACAAGaactaagaaaacaaaaacttaaaGGACATTATATAGTCAAGAACAAAATGGATCGAAGAGGgcgaaaaaccaacaaaatatttttgtaatttagaatcCAGAAACTACTGTAGTAaactaatttcaaaaataaaactagAAAATAGAAAAATAGTTAAAGATCAGGAAGAAATCCTAAAAGAAAGCTTTTTTACCAAAACCTCTACTCAACTCCACCTGGACAAAATTATAATGCTATTATGGCAACACttgcaaattataattttaatatcctGACAAACGAAGATGCAGAAACATTAGAGGGGAAATAATACACTCGGAAGTATTAACGtgtcttaaaaatatgaaaaaattataaGAGTCCTGGTTCGGATGGGTTTCCTGTCAAATTTTTCAAATTTGTCTGGATAGATCTTGGTCATTTTATTGTTCAATCTATCAATTACAGTTATGCTAAGAAAGAAATGTCTAATGTTCAAAAATTAGGAATCATAACATGTAACCCGAAACCAAACAAACCTAAAGCATTTCTAAAAAAACTGGCGACAAATAACTGTCCTAAACTGTACATATAAACTGGCTTCAGGTTGTATTGAAAATCGAATAAAAAAGGTTCTTGTTAAAATAACAGACTCATACCAAACAGGCTTTATTAAAGGAAGGTACATTGGTGAAAACATTAGATTAATTTAcgatattatttattataccgAAGAACAAGATATTCCTGGTTTACTATTATTAATCGATTTTGAAAATGCTTTTGATTCAATATCTTGgtcatttattaataaagccttagacatttttaacttcaaaACATCAATGAAAGCCTGGATTAAAACACTATATAGTAACTCGGTATGGAGCGTAATTCAGAATGGAGCTGTAGATTCTTGtctccttatatatttattttatgtgctgAAATCTTCGCtattatagtaaaaaaaactCCAATAATATAAAAGGTATCACTATAGGTGGTGAGACATATTTAATATCGCAGTATGCAGACGacacaagttttattttagacGGCTCTCCTGAATCCCTGCAGGGTGTTCTATCTATCCTAGATTAGTATACACAAATAGCTGGCCTAAAAATTAACTACACCAAATCAAAAGCTATTTGGATAGGTAGCAAAcaattttcaaatgaagtttACCATCACACTCGATAGAAACTAGAATGGGGCAGTACACAGTATAACCTTCTCGGTATTAACTTTTCCATTAACCTAGAAGacattattgatttaaattataatcccaagaaatacaaaaattaatgaagcTATGGTCTATCAGAAAACTTACTGTTTTACGAAGAATTACAGTCCTGAAAACGTTAATAGTCCCTAAACTAACATACCTActgaaaacattaccaaatccaaGCGAACGTTtgctaaaacatataaatacattattgttCCAATTTATTTGGAATAGCGGCCGTGAACAACTTAAAAGAAACTTAATAACGCAAGACTATAAAAAATGGTGGCATCAgaatgataaacataaataatttgatGACCGCTTTGAAAAGTTCGTGGATCCGACGGACATTCTGTTCGAACCATCTACAAATATATCAACAcgtgatttaattatatatggcgACCATTTTCTATACTGTAAAACagttcaataaaaaatacattttggagaGACACATAAGTTAGTTGGTTAAGGATACAAGAAAAACGAATTTGTATAGATAAAAAGCAATTTATACTAAAACGATATATctcaaaaggtattatctttattaacgatTTGTTGAATGAACAGTTCATAGAGAAATACGACATAATTACCAATTTTCTGGAATATGCTTCATTGGTCAGTGTtataaaatcattcatttacaaCCTAGATAATTTAACCGATGGCGTTTTTATAGCATTACAAAATCCTGTTCTTCCATATAACTTAAAGGTTTTGTTCAAAGATCAGAAAGgttgcaaacatatatatgatttactgaacgctcaaaccaccattccaaaatcacaaataaaatattctaaagaaggatatatctatgatatatatgattggggaaaatattacattctacCCTTTAGATTGTCAAAAGCACAACGTAATCTTGttttcagtataaaatcatacacagAATTCTTACAACTAACACAtttctaaatatgattaattatattgattacAATGCCTGCAGTTTTTGCAACAAATCACCTGAAACCTGAAATCTGTGAGAAGCAATAGAAGGATGGATAAGAAATGAAACTGGAATTAATATTACGCTTAGCAGAGACATAGTTATGTTAGGCATGATCAACAACGAAAAAGGTAATTTTGTAAATTGACTTTCAacataacatattatatttacagtatgaaaatacaaaaaaagaaatttacatgTCAATGCCGGGAGAAATAttcttcaaaataattttgaaatagaaaaatatatttattacaaacattgCAACTATGAAGCATTTCATAAGAAATGAACATCCTATAAAACactctttaaaataatgttttaattaaaaataatgctttgggagttcacttggaaatagagtactaattaaaatgtcattctctAATACTCTCATAACTTCTTTACACTTATCTACTGAtgttgcaccccccccccccccctctctctctctctctctctctctctctctctctctctctctctctctctctctctctctctctctcataaatGTCATAGaaagcattaacatatttaaatagcatattttgtttagatactattgtttaaatatgtactttgtaaggcagTGACCACGGCTCCCCAACCTGTTCACTGTCTATGTTCAGGGGGCAATAAatcgttttaaaaattaaaaataaaattaaaaacaaatcttagATATTATGCGTTTCTAAAATTAGGCAttcatttcgtggtattagaaacaccatgaTAGCAAGCACACTTCGGATGTGCGGAAATTAATAATTGAagcaataaataacaataacgatgaataaaaatgttgaatatAGTTGGGAGCAGAAAGATTTCTTTTGTAGAATAActtaatatatgttttactgtatgacacccaatagccgatgtgtatttgtgtgcttgaacattcattcaaattcaaattcctGAACTCTTAAAACACTGGGCATACCATCATGAATTGACATTCATCTTGTGCATCACTGTAACAGAGGTGGTATTTCTGTTCTTACGTTCATTGGTATAATCTCCCTATTTCGATTTCTATGTCAAGTTATGATGACATTAATTTAgtgatgtattattttaatgcgCGAGTATAAGCTTGCATATGTACAATTATAAAGTAAAATTCACTACGATTAAATTGCTGACATCTGAATAGGTTGATCGGTGTCAAAGAAAttgaatttataaaatgttatctgttttattataatttaaaggtgtctttctcttttgttttgattttgatttgatttttttaaaatttatgtcgtgttataaatttaatgtttttgtgtttgtttgtttctcagGGTTGTTTTTCATCAcagtttctgtttttttctcttcatAAACTAATACTCCTCTTTGGGCATGGTACAGTCTGTAAACTCAACAATGAAAACCAAAACCATTTCATCACAGTTTCTGTTTTTCTCTTCATAAACTAATACTCCTCTTTGGGCATGGTACAGTCTGTAAAATCAACAATGAAAACCAAAACCACTACAAAAAACAcagtattatcattattgttgttattatcatttctataatttctaatattattattattattattattattattattaaaatatgaatttatgaatttattgatatattgattgattgattgactgatttatttaatatactaatgttcaattgtttttgttgttttgttttcaagatATAAACGGTGCATCATGGGATTTTGACCCTAAGAACGGCCATTCGAAATTGATCTTCATGGGCGACTACAGACTTGGCAACTACCGTTATAATATAAACACCAGAACCGGGGGTTACACTTTGCAGATCTATGGGGTCCTGCCGACTGACGAAGGTACATTTACCTGCCAGTACGAACACGAAGGCACGTTGAAAGAGGCAGCGTCATATGACCTCACTGTGGAGACGTCATGAACAGTGTACATTGCATAATACATTGAAATCATATTTCCCTTTCTTCATTTACAATATAGGATGTGTACTACCAAATCGAATCGCACAAACGACAGttgtaacatatgtggctaaaactgatATACATGTTCATCATAAGCTGCGTCCATACTTACAATTTAAACTAGTTTTAGCTAAACTGGTATTACTAAACCAGTCTAAAATGTAAGTTTGAACGCGATCTTTTCACTATTGTATTGGTATAGCTAAAACACTTTAAAGATAAGTGTGTACGCAAACTGTTTTGGTCAGACTGGTATAAGGCGGAAGTGACAGTGATGCCACCGTCAAAATAAGCAGTAAGTGGGTTAGTTCAGGCTTAACAAGACTCGTAGTGTATTGCTGTTTTGAGCAAGAGCTGATAACTACACTTACGCCTTATACCGGTTTAGCTGTTGCACGTGTGAACGTTTGAAATTGCCAACCAAATATGTTTTAGCTAAACCA of the Gigantopelta aegis isolate Gae_Host chromosome 12, Gae_host_genome, whole genome shotgun sequence genome contains:
- the LOC121386319 gene encoding uncharacterized protein LOC121386319 produces the protein MFDFKTSVFAVAVLLFCASLSSVTATQQVKARVRQLTSMACNIGEHDINGASWDFDPKNGHSKLIFMGDYRLGNYRYNINTRTGGYTLQIYGVLPTDEGTFTCQYEHEGTLKEAASYDLTVETS